In the Clupea harengus chromosome 16, Ch_v2.0.2, whole genome shotgun sequence genome, one interval contains:
- the LOC122133600 gene encoding uncharacterized protein LOC122133600, with protein MGVSENSLPGIKVPCPPSESRQKEQLGRRRLNRLQVQGTSFPQLSDRGLTQAAAAKETSDAWRRDRVTHYNQSPAEVLILHLQPPSPDADSFWPNMVCQTMEASLAPAQGQHPPVMASDDLLFEPTAPAKEARSSRFETIAQPGEVASEAIRRRARDQQLPVIPTHELFFDLKSSAKVKSSTGVHWPEGIAQEAAARRERLLKRHKRPMDELLWEPKSLAEETKSSSSAVVSQDEEICPALEVRGYRRPLPSFEVKVPFNPNNSTVSNGTRESVKEPSVRRRNRRVELLQSTIVQPLFFEPKPPAKAETCSSLPKAEEPMRTTAAVRTRVRALKPCLTLTDEALYQPVFIPTRARPLRNLCKLHAETEPASGTRTSWRY; from the coding sequence ATGGGTGTGAGTGAGAACTCGCTCCCTGGTATCAAGGTCCCATGTCCACCCAGCGAGTCACGTCAGAAGGAACAATTAGGGAGACGCCGGCTGAACCGTCTGCAAGTGCAAGGAACTAGCTTCCCGCAGTTATCAGATAGAGGGCTAAcacaggctgctgctgctaagGAGACCTCTGATGCTTGGAGGAGGGACAGAGTCACACACTATAACCAGAGCCCTGCAGAGGTACTCATCCTCCATTTACAGCCTCCAAGCCCAGACGCCGATTCCTTTTGGCCCAATATGGTTTGCCAGACTATGGAGGCTTCCCTGGCACCTGCTCAAGGCCAGCATCCTCCTGTGATGGCCAGTGATGACCTTCTCTTTGAGCCCACAGCACCCGCAAAAGAGGCTAGAAGCTCCAGATTTGAGACCATTGCCCAGCCTGGGGAGGTAGCATCAGAAGCCATCAGGAGAAGAGCCAGAGACCAGCAGCTTCCTGTCATCCCCACTCATGAGCTTTTCTTTGATCTGAAGTCGTCAGCAAAGGTCAAGAGCTCTACTGGGGTTCACTGGCCCGAAGGGATTGCCCAGGAAGCCGCAGCTAGAAGGGAACGACTTTTAAAGCGCCACAAAAGACCAATGGATGAGCTTCTCTGGGAGCCCAAGTCTCTAGCTGAGGAAACCAAGAGCTCAAGTTCCGCTGTGGTTAGCCAGGATGAAGAGATATGCCCAGCTTTAGAAGTCAGAGGATACAGAAGACCTCTGCCATCCTTTGAGGTAAAGGTGCCGTTCAATCCAAATAATTCCACCGTGAGTAACGGAACCAGAGAGTCAGTTAAGGAACCTTCTGTCAGGCGCAGAAACAGAAGAGTGGAACTGCTCCAGAGCACCATTGTTCAGCCTCTTTTCTTTGAGCCAAAACCTCCTGCAAAGGCAGAGACTTGCTCTAGTCTCCCAAAGGCTGAGGAGCCTATGAGGACAACCGCTGCTGTCAGAACCAGAGTCAGAGCCTTAAAGCCATGCCTGACCCTAACTGATGAAGCTCTTTACCAACCTGTCTTTATCCCCACTAGAGCGCGCCCTCTCAGGAACCTATGCAAGCTCCACGCGGAGACAGAACCAGCCAGCGGCACCAGAACCTCTTGGAGGTACTAG